The DNA region TATCATACGCTCAATAATGTCTCCACAAATAATAAGCTATACTTGGTCACTCCTACGTCCCTACTACGCGTCTTCTCTTGCTTTGCGTGAGTAGCTCGCTCAAAGTATCGCCAAACATAAAGGTTGGTATCGtcttgctcttcattcCAGCATTCGACATCTCAATTactcccatcttccaacGCTCGTTCAATGCTCTTTTGTCTGGCTGGCTGGTGTTTTTCGTAACTTGATGTGTTATCTTAAACGGTCGTTTGGGACTTGAATGGATTGCAAGTGGATTGGACATTTTGGGTGTATCAGTAGCATTGGTGGTCCAGTGATGCTCGGGCGCCTCGTGACGATCTCGCCCTTTTATGATACTTTTGTAACCTTGACCTTGGGAAAAAATGTTCCACCTCAATTTCCGGTCATCAACAGGATCTGGGTGCTTGCGAAAcgactttttctttctatTGACTGATGATGCAGTTCTCTGACCCAAAACATCTGGTTTAGTTGCTGACAAATCGAATTCGATTGGCATCTTTTTTCGGTGACGAGGtatggaggatgagttAACTCCTAAGGTTTTGAACAAGCCAGTGATTGGTGTTGGGGTGTCTGGTGCTCTTGAAGTCTGTTCATCCACAAGGGTGCTGGATGTGCTGAAGGGAGAATTGTTCCAGAGGGTACACGAGTGTTGGtttgggaaggaggagctttttttcttcgtcTTGCCTGCCGTAAAGTCATCAAGAACCCACTCCTGAAGAGGAACCGTACAGTTTTCGGCCAAGCACTGGACCACCCAGTCAGCCTTATAGACAACGGCCCCCTGAGATTGTAGCGCGACCACTTCTGGGTCCAGTGAGCTCTCCGCAAAGATGTAGCATTGGCAGTGCGAGAGGGGTGTGGTGGACGAGGCGACATGGCTATGGCTGTTGCGCTCGAAAACTGTTGAGATGTAACTCGGAGTCCTCTGGGTGAAATAAGCTCTACCGGGAAGCTCAATGACGTGTTTACAATTCAGACAGGCCATGATAGTCGTTGTGGACGCGTAGCTCGTGTGAAAGtgagcaaggaaggaaggaagaaggagcgaAAGTGGAGGCGGGTGGGGTGGATATCACAAGTGGAGGTCAGCGTTTGCCACCGAACAACATCTCGTACCTGAGCGACAACCATCCTTCGTCAGATCTCAAACAATCATCTCACAGAACATGTATTTTCTGCTGACCCTTAAACGCCCCCGCTGTCTGATGTCACAGCTCCACCGCTGGAGGTAAAGCATCTGCATCACAGGAGGaggctggaaagaagggtCACAATTTCCGCAAGCTATTGCACAGCTAAGATATACATCCCACTAACCACATTAACTGTTTAGATCCAAACCTTGGCATAAGCATAATACCTGAGACAGCTTCCCACCTATTTATATAAACAAAATACCTGCTGTCCTTTACCAGCTCACTTCTACGGATTGATAACACCAACGATTTtgaagggaggaagagggaacTATACGCAGACGGGGCATCGCGGGGAAAATTTGTATGACGGAGATAGGCAGAAAAGAGACGGGTTAAGGCACATGGTAGTATTATTTTTGTGTTTTAATTTTGAGACAGACGGACGAAAAATGACGAAGACGGGCGGAAGGGTGAAGAATCATAGGGCAAATTGAAACTCCTAGGCGAAGTCGGCGGATGCAGGAACTTCAGAATTGGAGCCATTGACGCCTGCCAAGCCGTCAGCACGTTGCCAAAATGATGTCTGAAAAGGTGTGTACTCACGTCGCTCTTTCTCAGACTCAAGCTGAGAGTAAAGGAGCATCAAAGCACGCTCAGTCGCCTCGGGAGTACCCTGGATGGTGAACATACGCTCGCCAGTTTCGTCGTGAGGAACCTTGGCAATGGAGATACGGGATCCAGAAAGTCGTCGGATCTCAGTGATCTTGGAACCGCCTCGACCGCTAAAGCTTATTCAGCAAATAAAATAAAACAAAGCAAATAGCGCGGAGGAAACTCACATGATGCAGCCAACCATGTCAGAAGGAATGGAGATATTTTGAGTGCGAAGGTTGGGGTCATTCAGATTGACCTGAGGGCCTTCGCTAGGCCTCCTTTCGCCAGACACGCCGGAAGGACCAGAAATACTGCCTCCTCTGCTAGGCCTCCTATCGCCAGAGTAACCTCCAAAGCCAGCGGCTACTGATGTCCTCCTGATACCGCCGGTAGAACCAGTGACAGCCTGGGCGCCAAGACCGCCGGCAAGAACACCGGCATCACCAGCAGCGCCGGGGTGGTACAAAACAGTACCGGCTCCGCGGTCCCAGTCTTCAAGAAGACACTTGCCAATCTCCAGGACAGCAGTCTTGATCGCGTCAACAGAGCCTTGTACCTCTACGACACGCTCCGTAGATTGAGGAAGCATCTCCTTGGATGCAACCATACGGGCACCGGACATGTCTTGGATTTGCTTAATCTTCAAACCTGAACGGCCAATGACGGTACCCATGAGGTTGTGGGAAATAAGGAGGCGAATGGAAGTGAAGGATCcgacaggaggaggagggagggacGAGTCAGAAAGGGGAGTCTCAAGCAAGAGACGAGCGACTTCCGCATAGGCGGAAGCGACCCCTTCGAGATCACCAGTGACGGACAAGACACGGTCCTGAACGCCCTGGACAACCTTGGAGACACCTGCTTTAACACCGGTGGAGTCGCGAATAGTGGCGATGGTGGCGCCTGACTTGCCAATGATGATGCCGGCCTCTTTGGTGGAGACAAGAGACCTGAGGGAGAGCTGGTGCTCAGCACCGTGGGCGTCCGGGGAAGGGAGTTGTTCCTGGACAGCCTTGGGAGAGAGGTTGTCGGCGGGAGAGGAGTCGGCCATggtgggggaagaggagcagaagCGAGGGACAGAGGATAGGGATataggatggagaggaattTCGAGTACGAGGtggggagaaggacgaCGAGACGAGGAGCTTTCGAATTCCTATGAGGAGCCACGTAAATAAAACTAAAATAACACCTGCTTAAATTAATAGATCCCGCTTTCACCACTAAACTCTGCTAATTTTGCAACCGTAACTGCCACATAGGCCCCCTACCGGCGTTATCTCCTCTCGAAACCCCGCCGCGGTTACTCGCCTCACATCTCGACGAATtttgtcatcttctttgtcaTCCAGCAGCTTCTCGAGGACTCCATATACTTGGATAGACAAGCTCTTCAAAATGCAAATCTTCGTCAAGACGTAAGTACTTCTCCGGCCTCCTGCATCCTTACCTTGGCTCACACGTCTCCAGCCTTCCCGGCAAGACTCTCGCCCGAGATGTCCTCCCCACCTCTACTGTCTCCTCCGTCAAGGAGATGATCGCCTCCGCTGAGGGCATCCCCGCCTCTGAGCAGCGACTCATCTTCGCCGGTGTCCAGATGGACGACGAGCGTGCCCTTGCTGAGTACGGTATCCAGAAGGAGTCTACCATCAACATGGTCATGTCTCTctgtggtggtggtaagaagaggaagaagaagaactaCGTGAGTGATGGCTTAGTAATCGTGCACGACAATGTGGCTGACTGGCATCTGTAGACCACCcccaagaagatcaagcacaagaggaagaaggtcaagATGGCCATCCTCAAGTACTACAAGGTCGGATCCGACGGCAAGATCCAGCGACTCAGGCGTGAGTGCCCTGCGCCCACCTGTGGTGCTGGTATCTTCATGGCTTGGCACAAGGACAGGCAGGCTTGCGGCAAGTGCGGGTGAGTAGTTTTCGTCTAGTCGGGTAAATGTGATGGGGTGGCTGACTCGCCGAACCAGTCTTACCTACACTTTCGAGCCCGGAACCAAGCCCACCACTGCCTAAGCGGTGTGTGCCTTTAAGGGtatggtggagaggagtGTTTTGGTGAAACTCGTAGTCTATCCATGCACAATCCTTTCTCGTTCACTATTTGTACAGCTATTATGGTTACATGTGTCCCCTCTGTACTAATGATAATTTTCACGCTGGCCCTACCATTTGGAATAATAATCTTCTGACAATCCCTGACATGGCATCGGGTTGGTGCTGCCGTCGTTAGCAAAGTGCGTCTCGTCGTTTTACGCGTACCTTGTAAGCATCCATTACCATCGCCATGGCCCCCGCCCCCAGAATCGTTTCTCCGAAAGGCACTAGAGGGACCCAAGCCCGTTTTCTGGCACCAGACCATGCAGACTCGAGGGCTCGTGGGAGCACGTACATTGCAATTTCGGCCCTTCTTTTCTAAAATATCCTCAGCCAAGACATTTGCAGTCATAAATGGGTATTTTACCTTCTCTTCGACGAGAAGACTTAGGCATGTTGTAAAGCCCAAAGCCCAAAagacctctttcctcttcaaaagACTCCTCATGAAATCTGGCCCTCTGCTCTTCTCTAGTGCTTGAACCCTCGCGCAGAATAGGACTGGGTCCGTCAGCTACGACCATTTTCACGAAGGACCGCCAAGTCGCCACAGTAAGTCGTGCTTACCTTGGTAAATGACTACAAATGCACCCAAGAAGGAACAGCTTCTACCTATCCCCCACAAGGCCCTGGCCATCATTCGTATCGGGTCTCGCTTAACATGATGTCTCCTTAAAACCAGCATGGGGATCAGGTGTAGTGCAGAGTAGACAGGAAGCATGAATCGACAAACTGCAAAGAATCGACGAAAGTTTGTTTCGGTGCAAGTATTGCACCATGGGTGAACCATCCCGCTGTTCAAAATCAGCAATAATGTGCAGTACAACACGCGAGCAGGACATACCATGGGACGGCGACAGGCTGCTGGCCATCACGAATTTTTCGGAGCACATTTTCCAACCGTATTCGATTAGTCGCAGTGATTCCCTGGAAGAGGTACCTTGGGATCAGTTGAAAgccaaaacaaaaagacatATCCTGACCTTGTAGTTCAATGCCTCTTGTACCAGTGCATCTTGGATATATCCTTGCCGGACTTGTGTCCGATTAGCAAGGATTGCAAAAGATGGCACCCTCGAGGCTGAATTGATCCTGTAAGTCTTGGCGTCAGCATATGCCCAAAGGAAAGTAAGTGCAAAAGAGACATTACCAATTGTTATATTCTTTCGGGATTGTCTCTGGACTCATTAGAAACGCGAACATGATCTGGCCACAGCAGGCGCCAAAGAGCAGCAGATCACCATGGGGTATATGAATTCCAAACCTGGGTGTATATTGATTGTACGAGGCTTGGAGTCCACGCACAaacatcctccatcttgtTATCAGTAACGTCGCTCTTACATTGGACAACACGAACGAGGACATACTGCTGTGCCACGCCTGTCCTACGACTCTTACTTTCCCATAACAGGCCAAGGCTCCCGACGGCACCCGCTGCCGCTGCCTGccatctcctttccccttcgtttccttctctttccggCGGTCCAAAGGTCGTTTTATTCCACAGTCCGGCTCGTATTCTCCTTCTAAAATATGATAAGGGCGGAGCTAGCCTGAGAAGGTGCAATGTGAAGGTGTATAAAAACGTAAAAGTACCGATCATGCCTCCAAAACGAAATGGCTCGGGGCCAAAGATAGTACGGTGCAacaggggaagagagagttTAGGAGCGTGTTTGCGAAGCAAGcggaacaagaggagaaggacgtTGATACCAGAGCGGACAGAAAAGGCCAAGATGAACGACCCTGTAGCCTCGTCAATTATATACGGGGGGCGACAGGCAATAAAAGAAACTGACGCAATCCCCTTTTCAAGGCAAGCACTACGGCACGCTCATTGTCTTGCGGAAGCAGACATTGTTCACCCTCGTCTCTCCACACTAGACCCCGACCGGCCCGTGAAACCTCGGCGAGGAACTTGGTGCGCTCACTCTGATTGGCAGagagcaaaagaagagaatcCACAGAAGCTAGGGAGAGTGTTCTTCTGATCTGGTCGGCACTGTGTAACACAGACAAATAAGAGCCATGTCACGATTTATGGGTGTAAATTAGTCGCTACTTACGTCTCTTGAAAGTTGGGCGTCCCAGGATCGCTTTGAAGGTAGCGTCTCTGGTCTGTTGTGACCCTGTCTGTATACAAGCCCTCCTCCATAGTCCGTCCGTGATAGTATACATCCTCGTTCTGTCCGACGCTGCTGAGCAGAGTGTCGCTGTCTCGATGGAGCTGGGTGAACCTGAGCATCTTCTTGTGCGGATGGGAGGGTGCTGAGAGGGAGGCTGTGCGCCGGAGGATTGAGTGTGTGGGCGAGGCTGAGGGGGACGGGGGGGTGGTGGGGCTGTGCGGGGGCTGTGGGCTGGTGGGCGACATGGCGGGGCGGTTGTGGGGCGAGAGTGGCCGACGgacaaaaggaaaaagacgaGATGGCGCTTTGTAAACAGTGCAGCGGCCCAGATTACCGGCAACCGGTTATTCCAGCTCGTGCCTGGCCATCCCCACAAAAAAGTTGTGTGTTTGATTACGTATGCAAGCAACTCGGTCATGACCGCCTCTTCCCCGTCCCGGCCATGATATTATCTGAGCCTCCATTTTAAAAAGTTGGCAGGAGCCAAAGCCAGGAAGCAACAACCCTTGCGGGAAGATTGTTGTCCTCCGCATACATCCACTTCTAAAGACAACGTTCATAATGCCGTCCTCGTTAGACAATACAAGAAGGCACGTGCAGGTATTCGCCGAACGTGTCGGAGCTGTGAGTATCTCGACTCAGCCAAACACGAAGGATACCAGctcacttccatctccaatcAGGTCGCTGGCTCAGAGTTCCCTGGACATTACCCAGGAGAAGACCACTCTTGGAACCTTCAAAAGTTTAAACAAGTGAGACTCGCAGATGTGCGCGAGCCAGTAAGACGAAAGTTGATCTATCAAATTCCAGGACCTTGTCGCCTCTGTACAACGTTTGACACCATCAACAATCGAGTTCGACCTAGTTGGCGTAGATGCGTCCATCGCCAATGCCTTGAGAAGAACGTTGATTGCCGAGGTAAGCTTATATAAAGCTTTTGACGATATTTATATGGGAGAATGTACATTCTGATATCGGTCTGCAGGTCCCCACAGTTGCGATTGAGGAAGTCTACGTCTGGAACAACACCTCTATCATGCAAGATGAAGTTCTCTGTCACCGTGTCGGTCTAGTCCCCCTCAAAATTGACCCTCGCTCGCTCAGATATC from Cryptococcus neoformans var. neoformans B-3501A chromosome 4, whole genome shotgun sequence includes:
- a CDS encoding ubiquitin-40S ribosomal protein S31 fusion protein (Match to ESTs gb|CF192339.1|CF192339, gb|CF190790.1|CF190790, gb|CF190728.1|CF190728; HMMPfam hit to Ribosomal_S27, Ribosomal protein S27a, score: 113.8, E(): 4e-31; HMMPfam hit to ubiquitin, Ubiquitin family, score: 105.5, E(): 1.2e-28), encoding MQIFVKTLPGKTLARDVLPTSTVSSVKEMIASAEGIPASEQRLIFAGVQMDDERALAEYGIQKESTINMVMSLCGGGKKRKKKNYTTPKKIKHKRKKVKMAILKYYKVGSDGKIQRLRRECPAPTCGAGIFMAWHKDRQACGKCGLTYTFEPGTKPTTA
- a CDS encoding hypothetical protein (HMMPfam hit to KH, KH domain, score: 137.3, E(): 3.5e-38) encodes the protein MADSSPADNLSPKAVQEQLPSPDAHGAEHQLSLRSLVSTKEAGIIIGKSGATIATIRDSTGVKAGVSKVVQGVQDRVLSVTGDLEGVASAYAEVARLLLETPLSDSSLPPPPVGSFTSIRLLISHNLMGTVIGRSGLKIKQIQDMSGARMVASKEMLPQSTERVVEVQGSVDAIKTAVLEIGKCLLEDWDRGAGTVLYHPGAAGDAGVLAGGLGAQAVTGSTGGIRRTSVAAGFGGYSGDRRPSRGGSISGPSGVSGERRPSEGPQVNLNDPNLRTQNISIPSDMVGCIIGRGGSKITEIRRLSGSRISIAKVPHDETGERMFTIQGTPEATERALMLLYSQLESEKERRVNGSNSEVPASADFA